The Fusarium verticillioides 7600 chromosome 8, whole genome shotgun sequence genomic interval tgctttcCCAAAACGGAACAAATCCTGGCGCGATTAACGTGGAGATACGGTACCGAGCCATCGGGTCGTCCCTTATCCTATCCTATCCTAGATGCAGAGATCTCTGGCAAATGAAAAGCTGATGATACGATATGGGCACTCTTTCATAAATCATACTACCAATAGTTCATGAACTTGTTCGTCGTGTGACAATTGAACCTAAAGCAAGGCCGCAATCCCTGCTCCCGAAGCAGAAGCACTACCTAGGTCTGCACATTAGATATGAACTGGTGGGCTTTGGTATATCGAAGATGGGTCAAGGCATGGTAGGCAATGTTTTTGTTTAAAGGTGGAACAAAGTCATGGTTATTAAGGATCAAGTTTCAGTATAAAACCAACTTACATACAGTATTTCGGGGAGTTTCATATTCCCCCCAACTGTCTGTGATCattttgtttttgtttaATTGTAAAAATGACGTCCAATCTCGATCCTTTATTGTTACCCCTCAGCCCTTCTACTTGCGTGGATATTGGCGCCAGGCGGGCGGTGAATACCTTAGCcaaggtacagtacctaggtaggcttAGGTGTCTAGGTTAGCTCTGGCTATTTTGACGTTGGCGACTCTGCATGTGTTTGATTGGCTCCACGCAGCgctcaactcaaccttcGATTCCAACATCCAAGAGTGACCCATCAGACAACCTGCGCCTAGCCTGATTCCCAAGTCCAGCGCATATTTTTGCTCATACATCACTGGTGATTCTCGGACCTTACATGGCTTGCTCTATATCCTCAGCTATAAAATCTGCGTCAAaagctcaacttcttcaccttaTCAAGACCAATCCTCTTGTCGTTGATCGTCGTTAATCTGCCGTCATCACACCAAGCCTTTGAACGCCATGGCCGACGATGCTCCCGATGCCAGTCCCAAGAACGAACCTCTCAACgtcgagaccaaggaagaCGCAGAGACTCGTGCTACTCGTCGTGAGCTAAAGCAATCCTCTATCTCTGACCCCCCAACGTCTGGTCCAGAAGATGTTGCCAACACATCGGATGCGCCCGATTATGACTTGAAGGAGCAAGTCGCATCTCCTAAGAAGAAGCGCGCGCATGACCAACTAGAGGGAAGCAAAGATGCTGAGGAAAACGATGCGAACAGTGTAGCATCATCGGACTCGGCCAAGGATAGAGCTCTGCGTACCGAGCCCGAGAAGAAGCGGCATCGCGACGAAGACACAGATGTGGTATGCTAACCGCAGTTTTATTCGCCAAGTGTAGGGGCTGAACTAATTTTTTCTTTGTAGCCATCAACGATTGCTTCCAGCGAGACGACCAAAGACACCGAAGCTGGCAAATCACCGACAAAAAAGTCCCAAGGGCAAACATCTGCTAGTGCTTTCGCGGCGTCTGGCTTTGGCAAGCTGTCCTCCGGGACATCGCCgtttgcttctcttggtgCCTCTCAGAGCGGAAGTGCGTTTGGGCCCCTCGCTGCTGGCAAGCCCTCGCTTAGCTCATTTGCTTCTCCGCCCTCATCTACAACCGCACAGCCCACCGCGCCGCCTAAGCTGACCTTTGGAAGCCCAGGAGGAGCGTCGCCTTTTGCAGGATTATCAACTGGAAGCAACGGAAGCCCCTTTGGGGGAAGCACTTTTGGATCTGCTCTAGGACGTACCAAACCCCTCTCGAGCTTCGCTGCGCCTGGTGCGGAGCCCCTCAAGAGCGAGAAACCTGCGAAGCCATTCGGGGCCCCGGATAGTGAATCCGAGGagggtgacgaagaggaagcagaaagagaggagagtGAGCAGCCCCCTGAAGCCGAACGTGCTGCTTCGCCAGAGAAGGAATCCgacgagaaaaagaagcttaaGTTGCAGAAAAGCGAGTTTCCTATCCATCTCTTGGTCAATTCAGTACTAACAATTACCAGTCGAGGTCAACGATGGCGAAGCCGGGGAGGCAACGGTTGTCTCTGTGAGAGCCAAAATGTTTTACCACGACAAAGAGGCTGGCTGGAAAGAACGAGGTGCAGGGAT includes:
- a CDS encoding DEAD/DEAH box helicase, whose translation is MADDAPDASPKNEPLNVETKEDAETRATRRELKQSSISDPPTSGPEDVANTSDAPDYDLKEQVASPKKKRAHDQLEGSKDAEENDANSVASSDSAKDRALRTEPEKKRHRDEDTDVPSTIASSETTKDTEAGKSPTKKSQGQTSASAFAASGFGKLSSGTSPFASLGASQSGSAFGPLAAGKPSLSSFASPPSSTTAQPTAPPKLTFGSPGGASPFAGLSTGSNGSPFGGSTFGSALGRTKPLSSFAAPGAEPLKSEKPAKPFGAPDSESEEGDEEEAEREESEQPPEAERAASPEKESDEKKKLKLQKIEVNDGEAGEATVVSVRAKMFYHDKEAGWKERGAGMLKINVPQACVEYDENGAVIPGSFDASALEVDEEAAGESQGHKVARLIMRQDQTHRVILNTALVAAMKFQEKASLKSVGILFTAFEGEQSKPVSITMRMSAANAKLFMNEIGIIQKELQNS